One segment of Natronosalvus halobius DNA contains the following:
- a CDS encoding lysophospholipase — MRHRIFNDEGEEDLVFVMGFGNRWTHENVSWLVGTLANAGYRVHAFELPTNIEDFKADWLEPVAEYVVDLEEYQLLAHSAGSLVAQALDGADNHVYLSPWWGYNERVPGPVLDLVSQIPTSAPFLPRGEAGRSAIGDLATDHQLATSPKWVSPSFVRETRRAQDDLLAIDHDAVVFCSLKDPIIDHQPIGERVPPEHVVLYDGGHELFSSSVRDQYVGLLLTALEGGADAIEAAHGIYTLEASDDRGDAVDADAGGDSGTDADDEADAVDATN; from the coding sequence ATGCGCCATCGAATCTTCAACGACGAGGGTGAGGAGGACCTCGTCTTCGTCATGGGCTTCGGGAATCGCTGGACTCACGAGAACGTCAGCTGGCTCGTCGGGACGCTCGCCAACGCCGGTTACCGCGTCCACGCGTTCGAGTTGCCCACCAACATCGAGGACTTCAAAGCCGACTGGCTCGAGCCCGTCGCCGAGTACGTCGTCGACCTCGAGGAGTACCAGCTCCTCGCCCACAGCGCGGGCTCGCTCGTCGCCCAGGCGCTCGACGGCGCGGACAACCACGTCTACCTGAGTCCGTGGTGGGGGTACAACGAGCGGGTTCCCGGCCCGGTCCTCGACCTCGTCTCCCAGATACCGACGAGCGCCCCGTTTCTCCCGCGTGGCGAGGCCGGCAGGTCGGCCATCGGTGACCTCGCGACGGACCACCAGCTCGCAACGAGCCCGAAGTGGGTCTCGCCGTCGTTCGTCCGGGAGACGCGGCGCGCCCAGGACGACCTCCTGGCGATCGACCACGACGCCGTCGTCTTCTGTTCGCTCAAAGACCCTATTATCGACCACCAGCCCATCGGCGAGCGGGTGCCACCCGAACACGTGGTCCTCTACGACGGCGGTCACGAGCTGTTCTCCTCGAGTGTCCGCGACCAGTACGTCGGCCTCCTGTTGACTGCGCTCGAGGGTGGAGCCGACGCGATCGAAGCGGCCCACGGGATCTACACGCTCGAAGCGTCGGACGACCGTGGCGACGCCGTCGACGCCGACGCTGGTGGCGATTCTGGTACCGACGCCGACGACGAAGCCGACGCCGTCGACGCGACCAACTAG
- the ncsA gene encoding tRNA 2-thiolation protein NcsA, with translation MNCNRCDGEAVMHAAYSGAHLCEAHFLESVDKRVRRRIRRDDLVPRDASPENPQTWVIGLSGGKDSVVLTQILSETFAEDPRIELVCLTIHEGIEGYRDESLAACLELTEDLDIRHEVVSYEEEFDVRMDHVVEDDPENMAACAYCGVFRRDLLEKYADRFGADLMLTGHNLDDEAQTALMNFLEGDVSQIAKHFDASLGPLDERRDQDNFVPRAKPLRDVPEKEVALYAHLRDLPAHITECPHSSEAYRGEIQRLLYDLEENHPGTRHSILSGYEELAGIVADRYDEDGDDADLQACTECGSTTTRAICRKCSLLESIHAV, from the coding sequence ATGAACTGCAACCGGTGCGACGGCGAGGCGGTGATGCACGCCGCCTACTCGGGGGCGCACCTCTGTGAAGCCCACTTCCTCGAGTCCGTCGACAAGCGGGTTCGGCGTCGGATTCGCCGCGACGACCTGGTCCCGCGAGACGCTAGTCCCGAGAACCCCCAGACGTGGGTAATCGGCCTCTCGGGCGGGAAAGACAGCGTCGTCCTGACTCAGATCCTCTCGGAGACCTTCGCCGAAGACCCCCGGATCGAACTCGTCTGTCTCACGATCCACGAAGGAATCGAGGGCTACCGCGACGAGAGTCTGGCGGCCTGTCTCGAGCTGACCGAGGATCTCGACATTCGCCACGAGGTTGTGAGCTACGAAGAGGAGTTCGACGTCCGCATGGATCACGTCGTCGAGGACGACCCCGAAAACATGGCCGCTTGCGCCTACTGCGGCGTCTTCCGACGCGACCTCCTCGAGAAGTACGCCGACCGCTTCGGCGCCGACCTGATGCTCACCGGCCACAACCTCGACGACGAGGCCCAGACGGCCCTGATGAACTTCCTGGAGGGCGACGTCTCCCAGATCGCCAAGCACTTCGACGCGAGTCTCGGCCCGCTCGACGAACGCCGTGACCAGGACAACTTCGTTCCCCGGGCCAAACCCCTCCGTGACGTCCCCGAGAAAGAGGTCGCCCTCTACGCTCACCTCCGGGATCTTCCTGCCCACATCACCGAGTGCCCCCACTCGAGCGAGGCCTACCGCGGCGAGATCCAGCGACTCCTCTACGATCTCGAGGAAAATCACCCCGGAACGCGCCACTCCATCCTCTCGGGCTACGAGGAACTCGCCGGCATCGTCGCGGATCGCTACGACGAAGACGGCGACGACGCCGACCTCCAGGCGTGTACCGAGTGCGGGTCGACGACGACACGGGCGATCTGTCGGAAGTGCTCGCTGCTCGAGTCGATCCACGCCGTTTGA